Genomic window (Kogia breviceps isolate mKogBre1 chromosome 15, mKogBre1 haplotype 1, whole genome shotgun sequence):
CTGATGTGACTATCACTCCTTGCTGTGAGTCCGTGGCACGTTGATTAACCCCCAACTGCcttccttttctcatctgtacagtggggaTAATTATACTAGTCCCCGCACCTCAGTTAATGGGGGTGAGGATTAAAAGACATTGTGTGTATAAAGGGCTTTCAGTGGTGCCAGGCGCGGCGAGGGCTCAGCTGGCGGCAGCTGGGTCATCATCAACGTTCCCTGACTTCACCCACCAGCAGAGGTAGGCGACCTGAGGTCTGAGGCATCCCTGGCAATTCCACCGCCCGACCcggagtgagaaagagagaaggccAGAGAGTTGGGGGACTTTGTATACCAGAGGCAACAGCCCTGGAGAGCAAGTTTAGGATCTCAGAATATCCAAAAGACCCTTTCAAAATCATCCAGCTCAGGCTCCTTCAATTCAGACGGGGAAGCTGAACTCCAGGCAGCAGAAGAGACGATCTAAGTCAAGTAGAGCACGAGAAGGAAGAGAGATATATTGCTGAcatcctgtgtgccaggcaccacggCAAGCCCTGGGCACACAGTGTCTCATCGAAACGTCCCAATCACCCAGTGACTCGTGCCGTCATTACTCTGAGGTTACAGATGAGGGACAGCGTTCAGAAGGATCACGCAGCTGAGCAACAGGGGCGAGAGGCGAGGTCAAGATCAGGCTGCCCCGTTCCCCAGCCCGTGGTTCTTACCCGCCAGGCAATCCTGGGCCCcactgttgatttttattttattttattttttagatatttatttcttcatttctttatttatttaggctgcatcaGGTCTGAGCTGCcacaggtgggatcttagttgcggcaggcatgcaggatctagttccccaaccagggatcacacccgggccccctgcattgggggcacggagtcttacccactggaccaccagggaagtccctgtgaccccccccccatttttttgcggtacgcgggcctctcactgctgtggcctctccctttgcggagcacaggctctggacacgcaggctcagtggccgtggctcacgggcccagccgctccgcggcacgtgggatcttcccggaccgggacacgaacccgcgtcccctgcatcggcaggcggactctcaaccactgcgcccccagggaagccctctctttcttAATGTCATGAAATTATTCAGACGCCCCCAGAATCCTCCAACCACCACCCTGTGGAGGATGACGGTTCCCTTGCAGCGGGGCTCACTCTGCAGATAAGGCTGAGTCTCAGAAGCGAGGCAGTGGAGTAAATAAGAAGCGTGGGCTGTGGAGTCTGGCTGCCTGGTTGGAAGTGcccactgtgtgaccctggatgAGAGGCTTGCCTCTCGACATCTCCGCTTTCTCCCCTGTAAAGAAGGGATGTTAATACTCCCcacccggacttccctggtggcgcagtggttaagaatctccctgccaatgcaggggacacgggttcgatctctggtcagggaagatcccacatgctgcggagcaactaagcccgtgcgccacagctactgagcctgagctctagaggccccgagccacaactactgagcctgcgtgccacaactactgaaaccagtgtgcctagagcccgagctccgcaacaagagaagccaccgcaatgagaagcacgtgcaccgcaaATGAAGAGTAAGCCCCAGttcaccgcaagtagagaaagcccacgcgcagcaacgaagacccacgcggccaaaaattaattaattaattaatttttaaaaggaagtactCCCCGCCCATCCCTCAGGGCGGTGGCGATCATCCGTGGAAAGAGCCTCAGGGATTGCCTGGTCCAGACAGTGGCCTCGGGGTGACGGGACTCTGTGCTCTGCAGGTGGGCTCCTTCGGGAACGGCACAGTGCTCAGGGACGGCTCGGAGGTGGAGCTGGTGATGCTTCTGAGTGGTTTCCACAGCTTCCAGGAGGAGGCCAGGCACCACGACGACGTTCTGAGCCTGCTATGTGAAAAGCTCAGGCATTGCCAGGACCTCCTGAGCCTCCAGCTCCAGGACCTGAGGCTGGTCCAGGGGGTCCCCTCTGCTGTCGCCTTCACCATCCAGACCTGGGAGCCTGCGGAGCCCATCACTGTCACCATCGTGCCGGCCTACGGTGTCCTGGGTAAGGGGAAGCCCACCAGACTCACGCGACCGCCCTCCCGGAGGACacgcagcttcctcacctctccttCGTGGCCACGTGCAGACACCTGCATTCACCCATCAACCCATgtcctgtgctgggtgctgggtgaCCGCAGTGCCCGGGACTGACTCAACTCTGGCTGTCCTGTGACTCAACTTAGGAAACAGATTTATCAAAGAATCACGCAGATAAATATATGATTGGAGAGGAAGTGAGAACCATGGAGGGGAAGGAGTAAGAGCAACCTCGGCTGCTTCTGGAACGTTTACCACGGGGACGGGGGCCTGTCATTGTCTGTGCtttcccagaagcagaccctgagacaggGATCTGAGGAAAAGTGGCCCCAGGAGATGCTGGTAGGGAAGCAGGGGAGTGAGATGGAAGGGGAGGGGGGCATGACAAGGTGCATGTTGAACTAGACACCACGGCGAGCAGCTGGGCTTGTGCCCCTGCAGAGCTCTGGTAAAAGTGCAGAGCATGTTTCCCAAGTGGGCTGTTGCGTGTTTCATCCACCAGCTTCCCGTCAGCCATTGGCTGAGGGCTGCTTCCCAGGAGCGCCGATGGCACTAGTAATGGTATCAGCTACAAGCCCAGGTGCTGCAGCTTTCATCTGGTGCACCAGCTCCTCTTAACTAGAGCGGCTGCTGGGTGTTGCTCCATGGAGAAAGTGTCAGAATTGGGATCCCATCTGAGCCAGAAAGAGGCAGCGCGAGGCATTAGTGGTAGTGATGCACTCCCCATCCTTCAGCAAACGTGCTCTCTGAGCCCAGCTTTCTTATATGGAACTGGTCCTTCCCTATAGAGATGGAAGCTTCATATAAACCGCTGAGAGATCCAAAACAGACATTAAGGGAAACTGAGGGTGTCGGGCACATCAGGAGAGGACAATAGTCCTTGAGTAGCCTGAGGAATAGAaaacccactttaaaaaaaaaagtattttattgaagtctcgttgatttacaatgttgtgttaatgtctgctgtacaggaaagtgagtcagttatccatatatacaccattatggtttatcacagcgcATTGAATCGAGTTCCCTATGccgtacagtaggaccttgttgtttctccatcctatgtataatagtttgcatctgctgatcccaaacttccaatccatccctctcccacccaccctccccctttggtaatcacaagtctgttctctaggcctgtgagtctgtttctggaaaaCTCACTTTTGATTCTCCAGAAGGACAATCAAGAAGGCAAACTGTTAGTCTCTTAAGCTATGTGGTCCCAGGTCTCCCTGGAGAGATACTCCAATAATTACCAGTCTCTCCCCCATGGAGGAGTCAGCAACCTGGGGCTTCCTGAGCCCTCACTCTCTCCCCTTTGCCTCCTCTCTCCTCAGGGCCTTGTGTTCCCAACTCTTATCCCTCCCCAGAGGTCTATGTGAATCTGATTAAGGCCTGCGGTTCCCCTGGACATTTCTCCCCATCCTTCAGCGAGCTGCAGAGAAACTTCGTGAAACACCGGCCCGCCAAGCTGAAGAGCCTCCTGCGGCTGGTAAAACACTGGTACCTGGAGGTGAGGAGGCTTCCACGCTGGGGGCAGGAGCGGAAGATGGAGGATGGAGGGGAAGAAAAAGGCAGGAACCGCATCTGTCATCTCGGGAAACTGCACCAAGAGGCAATGGAGTTGGGGTGCGAGAGAAGGcttaccttttaaaatgtaaacctgGCAGAAGATGCCGatgaagaaggaggagggagaggagggggaggagaaggaaacagaggaggaaggagagaaataaggAGCGTACTGTATGTCAAAGAACAAGTGCTTGTAATGGTCCAGCTACAGTCCAGTGCTGGCTAAGGTCAACTTCTCTGGGCTCTCTGGACATTAATCTCAGCTGATTAAGGACTAACAAGAGGAAAGATTCGTTTAATTCCACACTGTACCAATTCCCCCTCCAAATGATTGAGTTCCTGAGTATCATGATCATTACTGAGTGAGTACATCCACAGCAGCtactttttagatttcacatatgacgTCTGCATGGTACCAGGTATATTTCAAACTACCCAGATGAACACGTCATCTGAACTTATGAAAGGAAGACTCAGAAACatacaaaaaatgagaaagaaggaaaaaacatgccatcttatttttgtttaaatggtGAGGGTCAGATTTTAGAAAGACTGGTCaggtccaaaaagaaaaaaaaaagtatttaaagataaaaatcagaatattacCAAAGTTAGTTTATAGTTAGGATGTTTATGGGGGAAAAAGAGCCATTTTCTTACGTGATTATCACTTCGACCAAGGTTGTGATGTATCTTCTGATGTTAGCATCACCAAAGCCAAGAAAGAAATTGGTTTTTTTGGTCAGTCAGTCACTTAAGAGGAATCGATCCAAGGGTTTGTGGATTTGGAGAGCTACAACTCAACAACATGATCTGTGTgctctgtttgtctgtctgtctaagTGTACAAAGTGTTTTCTTCCTGTATATGACTTGCACATTTATTGTAATGTCCACAGAACAACACACCAGCTTTACTTCTATAGCCCTCCCTTCGTTCAAGTCTCTGCctctaagggacttccctggcagtccagtggttaagactccgtgctgccactgcaggaggcacaggtttgattcctggtcgcgGAACCAAGATCCCCATGTggccaaaaccaaccaaccaaagaaacaaacaaaaccccaaaagtcTCTGCCTCTAAGAGAAGAATTTGGCTGCATATTGTTTTTGAAACAGTTTTTTgattcagtattattattattttttaaatttacttatttatttatttttggctgtgttgggtcttcgtcgccacacgcgggctttccctagttgtggcgggtggggctactcctcattgtggtgcatgggcttctcattgtggtggtttctcttgttgcggagcacgggctctaggcgcacgggctccagtagttgtggctcgtgggctctagagtgcaggttcagtagttgtggcgcacgggcttagttgctccgcggcgtgtgggatcttcctggaccagggcttgaacccatgtcccctacattggcaggaggatccttaaccactgtgccaactgGGAAGTCCCGATTTATTCTTGATTTATCTAATTCTATCCTGGTAGGAAGGACAGATTTTTTGAACGTATGTAAATGCTACATAGTCCTGAAAAGGAACTTAATAAAGACACTTTGTTAATATTAAGCCATCATTCTGAATAGTTTTATAAGCAATGCCAGTTTACATATGCTATTATTTTACAGAATAATTATCTTTGTTTTCCTGAGGATTTGTTAGTTCATAATCTGTAGTAGGAATTTGTatagggattttttaaaattctgaggtGTCAGTTGGAATAATACATCATTTACAGAATATATCTTAGTTTGCACATGTACAGCCGTATATTGAGGGTAAGAGAGTAAGAAAGaaaggttgtattttttttttctctcatatagTCATCAATAGAACATTAACCTGGGTAATTAATTCTCATTTTGTAAGCAATCTGCTCTTATGAAGTTGTCTacttctgaaataaaatattctggtGAAATTCTGACTCCGTCCCCTTTGGTGGCCATATGAGTCTTTATCCATGAATTTATTACACTCCGTAAATTTCCCATAGTGGAGTTGGGAGGAAGAGATTAGCTGGCAGATATATTATATTGGAATCAGACCATTCTTTTAtgaaatcctttttcttttctcatttacatacataaaaacagaaagaattggCAGCtgtgattttacttttaattatggGTCCAAAATAAACACAGCATAGAATCTAACAGTCCATCAGCTCCTAATTTTACAAGGCTGTTTTCCAGGAATcgtatgtgtgtgcgtgcacacaccgCACCCCTATTCCCCAATTTTTGAGTGATTTAAATTCATAATGGCATACAAGACAACAATAACAGGGCTCCCAGGAGATACCTGAGTTCTCAAGACAAACAGACCAAAAGAGAGCGCGAGCGCGAGAGCGCGAGAGGGCGAGCGCGAGAGCGCGAGAAACACAAAATACAATCAAATTCTCGACTGCCACCCAGCAGAGAATAAACTCCTATCATCTGTCTCCCGATAGAGACCACCAGATGGTCAAACCATAAAAGCAGAGTCACACATTGTAGTCATCAGTGGGGACATAAGTGGCCCCATACAAATACATACAAGAACCAGAATCAGACTTGTCCAAGAATCAGGCAATCtagaatcagaaataaaaacagagtagaggtggggagggaggagagaaacatCAGAAGAATAAAAGCTATTGTCATACAAGATTCACCCTCGGAGTTGAAAAAAGGGGCGCGTCTGAGTGTAAACAGCCCATGGGGTGCATTTCTCAGGCAACACAGTTTACTCAGCTTTGGAAGAGTCTCAGAGGAACCTCCAGCTGCAGACAGAAACAAGAGGTAAAAAgtcatttattaaataagaaCTTGCAGAGAAGTTGCAAGGGAATCAGACTGCAGAAGGAATGGCttaatccaataaaaaatatgtaataggTGTTTAAAGAAAAAACGATTACCAAGATTACTAGGTTTATAGTTCATCTCTGTGGATGGAAAAATAGCAAATTTCTCACATGCTTATCAGATCTAGAAAGGTCATAAAGTATTGCAACTTCGCAAAAGTCAGAGAAATCCAAAATATGAAGAAATCAGAGCATCGCTAACATAAATCAGCATTGGAAGGGAACATAAATCTTTTCTTCtggtttgctctttttttttaatgtaccatTAAATAGTCTATCAAAGGTCCTAAAAGAAATGAATGGCTCATTTTTCCTAAGGCTTACATCTTATGATTACAGGCATTCTGCATTTTCTTTGTCATGTAAATTTTAAGAATCTCGCTAGTAAAATTTCACTAGTATTGGAGAAAATAAATTGTCTTGTCATGAGTTTACATTCttaacaaaattataattttattagttAAGATTTACAGATTTGTGAGATGTGAATTCACAAAAtgttacaaaaacaaattcattaatttataaataagtttgaaaccaattaaaaacattttaaagtcaagGATAAAGTTGTTTTTGTTAGTGAGTCAATAACTTACAGGAAAGGTacagatttcatttattttggagacTAGAACTAGACCAGATGGCCTCGTTTCTGTTTGTTTCAAGGTCAAAGTGGTTTTTGTCCCTTTGAGGGGTGTGATATATAAAACTTATTTATAATGGCCACAGGACAAGATGTCAATTTTGCTTCCACAAACCAAATAGCTGGATGTTTGACAGAAATTTTCATTTCCTAGCTCAATGTTAGAGAGGTTCTTTAGACAGGAGGTGACTGGTATCTGTTAAGATGCTTTCttttgcaagtaacagaaaaaccGAAAAACCAACTCAAACTGGTTTAACCAATAATGAGAATTATCCGCTCATGTGTGAAAACCCACAGCAGTGGAGAGGAGGCTTCAGGTACTGTTTGATGAGTGCTCCAGCTCAGTTTCTCTATAATACTCTCAGCATCCCCCAATTCTATATGTCACCTTGGTCCTCAGGCTGGTTTCCCTCATGGTGGCAAAATGGCCATGTCTGTTCCTGCCCTCACATCCACATACAAGAGAAGACTTCTCTTCTTTCAACCACTGAACAAAAGAACTAGGCTTGACTCAAATTAGGCCAACTTAGATTACAAAGCTTCTCTTGAACCAATCACTTGGCAAGGGGAATAGGTTTATACTGGTGACCCTGTCCAGTCAGGGCCAACCCTGGAGATGAGGATTGGGTCAATCCCGTCCACACAGCACGGCTACTGTACAATGGGGAAGGAAGAAACGCCTGTTAGGGAGGCAACCCCGATGTTCACCATGGATTCTCAGCTATTATCTAGTCCTATagtcccccaacacacacatactattttttttctctttagctaagaagatttttctttaaaagaaatctttcagAAGCCAAATAGATTAAAATGGAGCTTCCTAGGCTGGGGTGCTGGTGACAGAGCCCAACCTGCTCACTCCTTGGGACACCCCTTTATCACTCCATTTCCGGGAGTTACGTCAAGCATAGTTTGAAACCAACTGGACTAACCTAGCTGCTTAATTCTAAAATGGAGAAACCCATTTTGGGTCAGAGGGGGAAAGTGACTTGGTCAAGACTACGCAGCCAGTAGGTAGCAGAGCTGGGACCAGAACTTGgatttttctagtttctggtCCAATGTCGTCCTTATAAGGAATCTTGGGGTCTCGCTCTCTCTTCCCATGTCTTTCAACAGTGCGTGAAAGCCTGGTGTCTTCGGGCCAAGCTACCCCCTCTCTATGCCCTTGAGCTACTGACCATCTACGCCTGGGAAGTGGGTACTCAGGAGGAGGAACGTTTCCAGTTGGACCAAGGCCTGGCCACCGTGATGAGCCTGCTCCAGCACTATCAGTTCCTCTGTATCTACTGGACCAAATACTACACGTTCCAGGACCCGATCATTGAGGACTTTGTCAGAAAACAGCTCAAAAAAGAGAGGTACTAGATCACTGCATGCCAACCACATCTCAAAGAGAATTAAGGGAAAGGTGGTATCGAGTTTTCTGGGTGGGCTTTATTAAGTAGGAAAGCTGATATCTCACCCTGACACACTTGACATCTCAAGTTGACTGCCTTTCCAAATTGCAAGGACCTTAGGGGCTATAAGCCTTTTCCTTGTTCCTCGAGCCACCACCCCACCCTACCTTAGCCCTCTTGCCCCTCAGAAGACCATTTcagaaaaacatttcagaaaagcTAAGTTACCTTAGCTTTTTAGTGACAGCACGGGAAACTGGAAAGAACCGTGGAGACCCAAGTATAAGCCTAGCTCCACCATTTTCTCATCTCTGTGAGCCTccgttcctcatctgtaaaacaggagtaATTGGCACCCAATGTGCAGGACTGTTGGGAGAGTCagacaaaatatttgtaaagggCCTAGAGTAGCTAGCCTATGGTAGATGCCAGATAAATGTTGTAGCACAAGCTGCCTGTACCCATGCGTATCCCCTGGGCCTTTACCGTTTCCAGGAAGGCTGGTTCAACCTCCGGCTGTCAGCACCTGTGTCCCTTTGCCTGTGGATTTTCAGCTTCCCCCAGTGACTGGTGGAAGTTGgtgtataaataccccagcttcCTCGCGTCTCAGATGGAGGGACTCTCTTTGGATCACATGTTCTATACTACTTCCCAGAGTCCACCCTGTGGGACTAACCTCCAGTTGCTCACAGTGGTAATCACCTTGACACATACCCTTTATTGgcatccttcccttccctgtctcactttCCCACTCTCTTATTGGTGCTTCCTTCCAAATAAATGACTTGAACTCAAATCCTGATCTTAGGATCTGCTCCTGGGGGAACCCAGCCTGGAACAACTCTTTACATTAGAAGTTTTAGGTCAATGCAAGAAATATCACAAGATTGTTTATTATTCCCTTATGTGAGTGCCGGGTCTTTATTTTACAAGGGAGAAAAACCTGGCCTCCTAATGAAAAGAGGATTTATTGTAAGGATGCCCAGAAATTGACCTTGGAAAAACATTGGGACCTGAGGCAAATTATCTATaggctccctctctctctgttgctCACTCTCATTGCCCACGTGCTCCCTTTCCTCTCACTGCTTCTCTCTCCACACCTGTTCAGCTCACCTCTTACTCTTGGTTGATGAGGAACCTCCGTCATTCCTGGTCCAAACTCCAGAGGGAACCGGTCTGATCACTGGGCACAGGCCCTGCATATCAGGTCACCTGGTGGGTCACTCTAGGTCAGGTGACCCCACCCCATAGGACAGCATGTTATGACTCTAAATGAGGCAGGACCATTCAGGGAGTCAGGGATGTTGGGAGTTGAGAGCCTGGAGCCTAAGGTGTCTAGTTCATGTCAATAGCCTGCTATCGCATTCTGTCACTTGGATAAAATCTCAGCTCCCACCTAAGTCAAAAGCTCCTGGAGAACAAGGGCCGGGTCTTGATCATGGGCTTGCCCTCCAACACAGGTGGTCACCCCAAGCAACCCAAAGAGTCTATTAGACCCCCTTCAAGCCAATattctttaaagtatttattcaacatttaccTAGAGGAGAGATGCTTGGAGACAGCCCAACCTCTCCTCTGTTGAGGCAGAGGAGATGGATAAGAACCCCATCTTCAGGTCGGGAGAACCTAGGGAggtcagtgcctcagtttcctcatctgtaaaatgggggaaaatcatcattatcaccatcatcatcatcatagtcCCTACCTTATAAAATTGTTGTAGGGATTAAAATAGGTTAACTCACATAGGGTTCGAGCCTGTGCCTCAATAAACATCAGTAAATAGTGGTGGTGGTGTTACTGTCATCCAAAGCAATTCAGCAGCCCTAGCCTTGAACTCACTTATGTAGCCTGTTCAGCAAAGTGAAAGCTCTGAACTTGAGGCCCACCTGCCTGAGTGGGCCGCTGTTACTGTTCCAGCATGCCTTTGGGGCTCTCACCCTCCGTACACCTCAAAAATTCCTTGCAAACACCTAAAGTACTCTGCCCAAGAGGAATTCTTGGAAACAGAATCCTCTGCATTCTGTTACTCTCCAGCAATGTTTTTGGGGCCTCCTAGACTGACAGTCCTGGGCTCTGGTCATAGCACATGCTCAGATGATTGCCAAGAAGGTTTCTTTCTGGCTTGCGGGCCTCTAAACCAGGAAGAACCTGGGCCCCTTCTCTCTGTGTTGCAGGCCTATCATCCTGGATCCGGCTGACCCCACCCACAATGTGGCAAAAGGCTACAGATGGGAAATAGTCGCTCAGAGGGCCCGCCAGTGCCTGAAACAGGACTGTTGCTATGACAACTACAAGAACCCAGTCCCCAGATGGAACGTGAAGGTAATGGCTCCTCTCTGGGCTGCCAGGGGCTTGAAGCTCAGAATGAGATAACTGCATAGTATTTACTTCTGTGTCGATGGAGCCAAGAGGACTTTAGTGTCAGTTTGAGGCCTGGCTGCACCACCTACCAGCTCTGTGA
Coding sequences:
- the OASL gene encoding 2'-5'-oligoadenylate synthase-like protein, coding for MCQELGRCVGIYLATSGTLKTEMAVPPELFVTPASTLNSFVAHCLHPSQEWKKKVLKTVQTVEQFLREQSFQGEHGLNQKLWVLKVVKVGSFGNGTVLRDGSEVELVMLLSGFHSFQEEARHHDDVLSLLCEKLRHCQDLLSLQLQDLRLVQGVPSAVAFTIQTWEPAEPITVTIVPAYGVLGPCVPNSYPSPEVYVNLIKACGSPGHFSPSFSELQRNFVKHRPAKLKSLLRLVKHWYLECVKAWCLRAKLPPLYALELLTIYAWEVGTQEEERFQLDQGLATVMSLLQHYQFLCIYWTKYYTFQDPIIEDFVRKQLKKERPIILDPADPTHNVAKGYRWEIVAQRARQCLKQDCCYDNYKNPVPRWNVKEARDIQVTVEQWGFSDFIVVVNPYDSIRKVKGKIQWNLGSRALQRLSFQEPGGERQLLSSQHSLADYNVFSNTRICLLQTTSPEIQVFVKNPSGGSHAYAIYPDSFVLNLKLQIEVKEGLLREEQQLEFRGQVLQDGWSLRSCGVQDSTTLMLKKERRTLERREPSQLL